Proteins from one Ascaphus truei isolate aAscTru1 chromosome 19, aAscTru1.hap1, whole genome shotgun sequence genomic window:
- the KCTD19 gene encoding BTB/POZ domain-containing protein KCTD19 isoform X5 has product MEDADYAVEFIDADLFHFNVGGWLFSVPKVKLAQFQESLLWQEASALPESDNAKLFFDRDGFIFRHVHYFLHTSKLSFSSWSDLELLYEQALGLQLKPLIQALDNLREGKHHLRARPAAEIPVTERASINYWKTRKCNSRLSEFTMKSPVFTGLQDKTPLGLIDTPLLDSEEEVHYCFLPVDFLEKYPTLVTEDNLLWISENVALLECRSSDFRFIANFLHSGKMLLPDSFSDFEVLEAEVELLGIPELSDAVRTRQRNLESHSKDNTETLTLPCSMDTLTDNNLVSPKGLKPFYTMSLGLLVKYPDSALGQLHLESSVDGNKLYITGNGTLFHHVKNWLGSYRLPLTDNLFEIYGLCTYLDKGDIIYQPMKDALRTYLKTRTCTRIEKISERWKADVRVYAMHHIVKVYVGNHWYATYLKTLLKYPELLLNRRKVNWITCGFSLLVRGDGQMFRHILNFLRLGNLFLPSEFKEWSLFCQEVKEFKIPSIVEALYQCDAYRSWINENETVFKMPSPSDDSDATKQYSEQETHLSLQKVNGSPWDDSCKGKEAQEIQDSDRETEKYSPFMLTTGSKRVSYMKSEGQSPTQDFALDSSYLDDLVGPPSKKVIKKNQARKDEDRETVDTPMLKLISLVKQFNEINGKKTACDKHDKIHVSKMQKIFPAIGEKTLEYGSKWQPSGSEDREISSGYNKKADNLKKCWKPEMEEKDRTFFTETIRIDLSDLVANEVGNLGAILWIEHNSLVANDGSAASFEDSIVYTTELDSLRSANSGADEVSKVPDVAFLSFNMSYDEIFYARKCHYFLTGIILDSIRHQDPKSSTSSIIHLVNRLWAFQIPLKQFVYDLLSMEFYKDDKCINDTLLPWVELTLPYARRYSQCINIVLQRGLHKSASCCIPRKVLW; this is encoded by the exons ATG GAAGACGCAGATTATGCAGTTGAATTTATAGATGCGGACCTGTTCCATTTCAACGTGGGTGGGTGGCTCTTCTCCGTTCCCAAAGTGAAGCTCGCTCAATTCCAGGAATCATTATTGTGGCAAGAGGCATCTGCCTTACCCGAGTCTGATAACGCAAAGCTATTCTTTGACAGGGATGGATTCATCTTCAGACACGTCCATTATTTCCTGCACACATCCAAGTTATCCTTCTCTAGTTGGTCAGATCTTGAACTCTTGTATGAGCAGGCACTAGGTTTACAGCTGAAACCATTAATACAG GCTCTGGATAATTTAAGGGAAGGAAAACACCATCTACGTGCAAGACCAGCAGCAGAAATCCCAGTCACTGAGAGAGCATCAATAAACTACTGGAAAACTCGAAAATGTAACAGCCGGCTGTCAGAGTTTACAATGAAAAGCCCAGTATTTACAG GCCTCCAAGACAAAACTCCTCTTGGACTAATAGACACACCACTTTTAGATTCAGAGGAGGAAGTTCATTATTGCTTCCTGCCAGTGGATTTTCTGGAGAAATATCCAACATTAGTAACCGAGGATAATTTGCTGTGGATCTCTGAGAATGTCGCCTTATTAGAATGCAGATCCAGTGATTTCCGCTTCATAG CAAACTTCCTTCATTCTGGTAAGATGTTGTTGCCTGACAGTTTTTCTGACTTTGAGGTTCTGGAAGCAGAAGTTGAACTGTTGGGAATTCCCGAACTCAGCGACGCCGTGAGAACTCGGCAGAGAAATCTAG AAAGCCACAGCAAAGATAACACAGAAACATTGACACTCCCGTGCTCCATGGACACCTTGACAGACAATAATTTAGTGTCTCCCAAAGGATTAAAACCTTTCTACACCATGTCTCTGGGATTGTTAGTAAAGTACCCTGATTCAGCGTTAGGACAACTCCATCTGGAGAGCAGTGTAGATGGAAATAAACTTTACATCACTGGCAATGGAACTCTTTTTCATCATGTCAA GAATTGGTTGGGAAGCTACAGACTGCCACTGACGGATAACCTCTTTGAGATTTATGGTCTTTGTACATACTTGGACAAAGGAGACATAATATATCAACCAATGAAAGATGCTTTGAGAACATACCTGAAAACCAGAACTTGCACTCGCATTGAAAAGATTA GTGAACGTTGGAAAGCTGATGTCCGAGTGTATGCAATGCATCACATTGTTAAAGTCtatgttggaaaccactggtatGCAACATATCTAAAAACTCTGCTAAAG TATCCCGAGCTACTTCTGAACCGCAGGAAGGTTAACTGGATTACCTGTGGGTTTTCATTGTTAGTGCGAGGAGATGGGCAGATGTTCCGACACATACTTAATTTTCTGAGACTCGGCAACCTATTTCTACCATCTGAATTTAA AGAGTGGAGCCTTTTTTGCCAGGAGGTGAAGGAGTTTAAAATTCCCTCtatagtggaagcactgtatcaGTGCGATGCTTACAG ATCATGGATTAATGAGAATGAAACGGTATTTAAGATGCCATCACCCTCTGATGATTCAGATGCTACAAAACAATACAGTGAACAAGAAACACACTTAAGCTTACAA AAAGTGAACGGTAGCCCATGGGATGACAGCTGTAAGGGTAAAGAAGCTCAGGAAATCCAAGACTCCGACAGAGAGACTGAAAAATACAGTCCATTCATGCTGACCACAGGCTCCAAAAGGGTTAGCTATATGAAATCAGAAGGACAATCTCCCACTCAAGATTTTGCCTTGGATTCCAGTTATTTAGATGACTTGGTTGGCCCCCCTTCTAAGAAAGTCATCAAAAAGAATCAAGCAAGAAAAGACGAGGATAGAGAAACAGTAGATACACCAATGCTAAAATTAATATCACTTGTAAAGCAATTTAATGAAATCAATGGCAAGAAAACTGCTTGTGATAAGCATGATAAAATACATGTTTCAAAAATGCAGAAGATATTTCCAGCGATAGGGGAAAAGACACTGGAATATGGATCTAAGTGGCAACCTTCAGGTTCTGAGGACAGAGAAATATCTTCAGGCTACAATAAAAAGGCAGATAACCTGAAAAAGTGTTGGAAACCAGAGATGGAAGAGAAGGACAGAACTTTCTTTACAG AAACAATCCGCATTGATCTGAGTGACCTGGTTGCTAATGAAGTTGGTAATCTTGGTGCAATTCTCTGGATAGAACATAACTCGCTTGTGGCTAATGACGGGTCTGCAGCTTCATTTGAAGACAGCATTGTTTACACCACAGAACTTGATAGCCTTAGGTCCGCCAACAGTGGAGCTGATGAAGTGTCAAAAG TTCCAGACGTTGCCTTCCTCAGTTTTAATATGTCGTATGATGAGATATTTTACGCCAGGAAGTGCCATTACTTTCTGACAGGCATCATTTTGGATTCCATAAGGCACCAAGATCCCAAATCCAGCACATCAAGTATAATACATCTTGTGAACAGGCTCTGG GCTTTTCAGATTCCATTAAAACAATTTGTGTATGATTTATTGAGCATGGAGTTTTACAAGGATGACAAGTGCATCAATGACACCCTACTGCCTTGGGTGGAA CTTACCCTGCCATATGCAAGAAGATACAGCCAGTGTATTAATATTGTACTACAGAGAGGACTCCACAAATCGGCATCATGCTGTATACCCAGGAAAGTTTTGTGGTGA
- the KCTD19 gene encoding BTB/POZ domain-containing protein KCTD19 isoform X1 has product MAEEDADYAVEFIDADLFHFNVGGWLFSVPKVKLAQFQESLLWQEASALPESDNAKLFFDRDGFIFRHVHYFLHTSKLSFSSWSDLELLYEQALGLQLKPLIQALDNLREGKHHLRARPAAEIPVTERASINYWKTRKCNSRLSEFTMKSPVFTGLQDKTPLGLIDTPLLDSEEEVHYCFLPVDFLEKYPTLVTEDNLLWISENVALLECRSSDFRFIANFLHSGKMLLPDSFSDFEVLEAEVELLGIPELSDAVRTRQRNLESHSKDNTETLTLPCSMDTLTDNNLVSPKGLKPFYTMSLGLLVKYPDSALGQLHLESSVDGNKLYITGNGTLFHHVKNWLGSYRLPLTDNLFEIYGLCTYLDKGDIIYQPMKDALRTYLKTRTCTRIEKISERWKADVRVYAMHHIVKVYVGNHWYATYLKTLLKYPELLLNRRKVNWITCGFSLLVRGDGQMFRHILNFLRLGNLFLPSEFKEWSLFCQEVKEFKIPSIVEALYQCDAYRSWINENETVFKMPSPSDDSDATKQYSEQETHLSLQKVNGSPWDDSCKGKEAQEIQDSDRETEKYSPFMLTTGSKRVSYMKSEGQSPTQDFALDSSYLDDLVGPPSKKVIKKNQARKDEDRETVDTPMLKLISLVKQFNEINGKKTACDKHDKIHVSKMQKIFPAIGEKTLEYGSKWQPSGSEDREISSGYNKKADNLKKCWKPEMEEKDRTFFTETIRIDLSDLVANEVGNLGAILWIEHNSLVANDGSAASFEDSIVYTTELDSLRSANSGADEVSKVPDVAFLSFNMSYDEIFYARKCHYFLTGIILDSIRHQDPKSSTSSIIHLVNRLWAFQIPLKQFVYDLLSMEFYKDDKCINDTLLPWVELTLPYARRYSQCINIVLQRGLHKSASCCIPRKVLW; this is encoded by the exons ATGGCTGAG GAAGACGCAGATTATGCAGTTGAATTTATAGATGCGGACCTGTTCCATTTCAACGTGGGTGGGTGGCTCTTCTCCGTTCCCAAAGTGAAGCTCGCTCAATTCCAGGAATCATTATTGTGGCAAGAGGCATCTGCCTTACCCGAGTCTGATAACGCAAAGCTATTCTTTGACAGGGATGGATTCATCTTCAGACACGTCCATTATTTCCTGCACACATCCAAGTTATCCTTCTCTAGTTGGTCAGATCTTGAACTCTTGTATGAGCAGGCACTAGGTTTACAGCTGAAACCATTAATACAG GCTCTGGATAATTTAAGGGAAGGAAAACACCATCTACGTGCAAGACCAGCAGCAGAAATCCCAGTCACTGAGAGAGCATCAATAAACTACTGGAAAACTCGAAAATGTAACAGCCGGCTGTCAGAGTTTACAATGAAAAGCCCAGTATTTACAG GCCTCCAAGACAAAACTCCTCTTGGACTAATAGACACACCACTTTTAGATTCAGAGGAGGAAGTTCATTATTGCTTCCTGCCAGTGGATTTTCTGGAGAAATATCCAACATTAGTAACCGAGGATAATTTGCTGTGGATCTCTGAGAATGTCGCCTTATTAGAATGCAGATCCAGTGATTTCCGCTTCATAG CAAACTTCCTTCATTCTGGTAAGATGTTGTTGCCTGACAGTTTTTCTGACTTTGAGGTTCTGGAAGCAGAAGTTGAACTGTTGGGAATTCCCGAACTCAGCGACGCCGTGAGAACTCGGCAGAGAAATCTAG AAAGCCACAGCAAAGATAACACAGAAACATTGACACTCCCGTGCTCCATGGACACCTTGACAGACAATAATTTAGTGTCTCCCAAAGGATTAAAACCTTTCTACACCATGTCTCTGGGATTGTTAGTAAAGTACCCTGATTCAGCGTTAGGACAACTCCATCTGGAGAGCAGTGTAGATGGAAATAAACTTTACATCACTGGCAATGGAACTCTTTTTCATCATGTCAA GAATTGGTTGGGAAGCTACAGACTGCCACTGACGGATAACCTCTTTGAGATTTATGGTCTTTGTACATACTTGGACAAAGGAGACATAATATATCAACCAATGAAAGATGCTTTGAGAACATACCTGAAAACCAGAACTTGCACTCGCATTGAAAAGATTA GTGAACGTTGGAAAGCTGATGTCCGAGTGTATGCAATGCATCACATTGTTAAAGTCtatgttggaaaccactggtatGCAACATATCTAAAAACTCTGCTAAAG TATCCCGAGCTACTTCTGAACCGCAGGAAGGTTAACTGGATTACCTGTGGGTTTTCATTGTTAGTGCGAGGAGATGGGCAGATGTTCCGACACATACTTAATTTTCTGAGACTCGGCAACCTATTTCTACCATCTGAATTTAA AGAGTGGAGCCTTTTTTGCCAGGAGGTGAAGGAGTTTAAAATTCCCTCtatagtggaagcactgtatcaGTGCGATGCTTACAG ATCATGGATTAATGAGAATGAAACGGTATTTAAGATGCCATCACCCTCTGATGATTCAGATGCTACAAAACAATACAGTGAACAAGAAACACACTTAAGCTTACAA AAAGTGAACGGTAGCCCATGGGATGACAGCTGTAAGGGTAAAGAAGCTCAGGAAATCCAAGACTCCGACAGAGAGACTGAAAAATACAGTCCATTCATGCTGACCACAGGCTCCAAAAGGGTTAGCTATATGAAATCAGAAGGACAATCTCCCACTCAAGATTTTGCCTTGGATTCCAGTTATTTAGATGACTTGGTTGGCCCCCCTTCTAAGAAAGTCATCAAAAAGAATCAAGCAAGAAAAGACGAGGATAGAGAAACAGTAGATACACCAATGCTAAAATTAATATCACTTGTAAAGCAATTTAATGAAATCAATGGCAAGAAAACTGCTTGTGATAAGCATGATAAAATACATGTTTCAAAAATGCAGAAGATATTTCCAGCGATAGGGGAAAAGACACTGGAATATGGATCTAAGTGGCAACCTTCAGGTTCTGAGGACAGAGAAATATCTTCAGGCTACAATAAAAAGGCAGATAACCTGAAAAAGTGTTGGAAACCAGAGATGGAAGAGAAGGACAGAACTTTCTTTACAG AAACAATCCGCATTGATCTGAGTGACCTGGTTGCTAATGAAGTTGGTAATCTTGGTGCAATTCTCTGGATAGAACATAACTCGCTTGTGGCTAATGACGGGTCTGCAGCTTCATTTGAAGACAGCATTGTTTACACCACAGAACTTGATAGCCTTAGGTCCGCCAACAGTGGAGCTGATGAAGTGTCAAAAG TTCCAGACGTTGCCTTCCTCAGTTTTAATATGTCGTATGATGAGATATTTTACGCCAGGAAGTGCCATTACTTTCTGACAGGCATCATTTTGGATTCCATAAGGCACCAAGATCCCAAATCCAGCACATCAAGTATAATACATCTTGTGAACAGGCTCTGG GCTTTTCAGATTCCATTAAAACAATTTGTGTATGATTTATTGAGCATGGAGTTTTACAAGGATGACAAGTGCATCAATGACACCCTACTGCCTTGGGTGGAA CTTACCCTGCCATATGCAAGAAGATACAGCCAGTGTATTAATATTGTACTACAGAGAGGACTCCACAAATCGGCATCATGCTGTATACCCAGGAAAGTTTTGTGGTGA
- the KCTD19 gene encoding BTB/POZ domain-containing protein KCTD19 isoform X2 yields the protein MAEEDADYAVEFIDADLFHFNVGGWLFSVPKVKLAQFQESLLWQEASALPESDNAKLFFDRDGFIFRHVHYFLHTSKLSFSSWSDLELLYEQALGLQLKPLIQALDNLREGKHHLRARPAAEIPVTERASINYWKTRKCNSRLSEFTMKSPVFTGLQDKTPLGLIDTPLLDSEEEVHYCFLPVDFLEKYPTLVTEDNLLWISENVALLECRSSDFRFIANFLHSGKMLLPDSFSDFEVLEAEVELLGIPELSDAVRTRQRNLESHSKDNTETLTLPCSMDTLTDNNLVSPKGLKPFYTMSLGLLVKYPDSALGQLHLESSVDGNKLYITGNGTLFHHVKNWLGSYRLPLTDNLFEIYGLCTYLDKGDIIYQPMKDALRTYLKTRTCTRIEKISERWKADVRVYAMHHIVKVYVGNHWYATYLKTLLKYPELLLNRRKVNWITCGFSLLVRGDGQMFRHILNFLRLGNLFLPSEFKEWSLFCQEVKEFKIPSIVEALYQCDAYRSWINENETVFKMPSPSDDSDATKQYSEQETHLSLQKVNGSPWDDSCKGKEAQEIQDSDRETEKYSPFMLTTGSKRVSYMKSEGQSPTQDFALDSSYLDDLVGPPSKKVIKKNQARKDEDRETVDTPMLKLISLVKQFNEINGKKTACDKHDKIHVSKMQKIFPAIGEKTLEYGSKWQPSGSEDREISSGYNKKADNLKKCWKPEMEEKDRTFFTETIRIDLSDLVANEVGNLGAILWIEHNSLVANDGSAASFEDSIVYTTELDSLRSANSGADEVSKVPDVAFLSFNMSYDEIFYARKCHYFLTGIILDSIRHQDPKSSTSSIIHLVNRLWLTLPYARRYSQCINIVLQRGLHKSASCCIPRKVLW from the exons ATGGCTGAG GAAGACGCAGATTATGCAGTTGAATTTATAGATGCGGACCTGTTCCATTTCAACGTGGGTGGGTGGCTCTTCTCCGTTCCCAAAGTGAAGCTCGCTCAATTCCAGGAATCATTATTGTGGCAAGAGGCATCTGCCTTACCCGAGTCTGATAACGCAAAGCTATTCTTTGACAGGGATGGATTCATCTTCAGACACGTCCATTATTTCCTGCACACATCCAAGTTATCCTTCTCTAGTTGGTCAGATCTTGAACTCTTGTATGAGCAGGCACTAGGTTTACAGCTGAAACCATTAATACAG GCTCTGGATAATTTAAGGGAAGGAAAACACCATCTACGTGCAAGACCAGCAGCAGAAATCCCAGTCACTGAGAGAGCATCAATAAACTACTGGAAAACTCGAAAATGTAACAGCCGGCTGTCAGAGTTTACAATGAAAAGCCCAGTATTTACAG GCCTCCAAGACAAAACTCCTCTTGGACTAATAGACACACCACTTTTAGATTCAGAGGAGGAAGTTCATTATTGCTTCCTGCCAGTGGATTTTCTGGAGAAATATCCAACATTAGTAACCGAGGATAATTTGCTGTGGATCTCTGAGAATGTCGCCTTATTAGAATGCAGATCCAGTGATTTCCGCTTCATAG CAAACTTCCTTCATTCTGGTAAGATGTTGTTGCCTGACAGTTTTTCTGACTTTGAGGTTCTGGAAGCAGAAGTTGAACTGTTGGGAATTCCCGAACTCAGCGACGCCGTGAGAACTCGGCAGAGAAATCTAG AAAGCCACAGCAAAGATAACACAGAAACATTGACACTCCCGTGCTCCATGGACACCTTGACAGACAATAATTTAGTGTCTCCCAAAGGATTAAAACCTTTCTACACCATGTCTCTGGGATTGTTAGTAAAGTACCCTGATTCAGCGTTAGGACAACTCCATCTGGAGAGCAGTGTAGATGGAAATAAACTTTACATCACTGGCAATGGAACTCTTTTTCATCATGTCAA GAATTGGTTGGGAAGCTACAGACTGCCACTGACGGATAACCTCTTTGAGATTTATGGTCTTTGTACATACTTGGACAAAGGAGACATAATATATCAACCAATGAAAGATGCTTTGAGAACATACCTGAAAACCAGAACTTGCACTCGCATTGAAAAGATTA GTGAACGTTGGAAAGCTGATGTCCGAGTGTATGCAATGCATCACATTGTTAAAGTCtatgttggaaaccactggtatGCAACATATCTAAAAACTCTGCTAAAG TATCCCGAGCTACTTCTGAACCGCAGGAAGGTTAACTGGATTACCTGTGGGTTTTCATTGTTAGTGCGAGGAGATGGGCAGATGTTCCGACACATACTTAATTTTCTGAGACTCGGCAACCTATTTCTACCATCTGAATTTAA AGAGTGGAGCCTTTTTTGCCAGGAGGTGAAGGAGTTTAAAATTCCCTCtatagtggaagcactgtatcaGTGCGATGCTTACAG ATCATGGATTAATGAGAATGAAACGGTATTTAAGATGCCATCACCCTCTGATGATTCAGATGCTACAAAACAATACAGTGAACAAGAAACACACTTAAGCTTACAA AAAGTGAACGGTAGCCCATGGGATGACAGCTGTAAGGGTAAAGAAGCTCAGGAAATCCAAGACTCCGACAGAGAGACTGAAAAATACAGTCCATTCATGCTGACCACAGGCTCCAAAAGGGTTAGCTATATGAAATCAGAAGGACAATCTCCCACTCAAGATTTTGCCTTGGATTCCAGTTATTTAGATGACTTGGTTGGCCCCCCTTCTAAGAAAGTCATCAAAAAGAATCAAGCAAGAAAAGACGAGGATAGAGAAACAGTAGATACACCAATGCTAAAATTAATATCACTTGTAAAGCAATTTAATGAAATCAATGGCAAGAAAACTGCTTGTGATAAGCATGATAAAATACATGTTTCAAAAATGCAGAAGATATTTCCAGCGATAGGGGAAAAGACACTGGAATATGGATCTAAGTGGCAACCTTCAGGTTCTGAGGACAGAGAAATATCTTCAGGCTACAATAAAAAGGCAGATAACCTGAAAAAGTGTTGGAAACCAGAGATGGAAGAGAAGGACAGAACTTTCTTTACAG AAACAATCCGCATTGATCTGAGTGACCTGGTTGCTAATGAAGTTGGTAATCTTGGTGCAATTCTCTGGATAGAACATAACTCGCTTGTGGCTAATGACGGGTCTGCAGCTTCATTTGAAGACAGCATTGTTTACACCACAGAACTTGATAGCCTTAGGTCCGCCAACAGTGGAGCTGATGAAGTGTCAAAAG TTCCAGACGTTGCCTTCCTCAGTTTTAATATGTCGTATGATGAGATATTTTACGCCAGGAAGTGCCATTACTTTCTGACAGGCATCATTTTGGATTCCATAAGGCACCAAGATCCCAAATCCAGCACATCAAGTATAATACATCTTGTGAACAGGCTCTGG CTTACCCTGCCATATGCAAGAAGATACAGCCAGTGTATTAATATTGTACTACAGAGAGGACTCCACAAATCGGCATCATGCTGTATACCCAGGAAAGTTTTGTGGTGA
- the KCTD19 gene encoding BTB/POZ domain-containing protein KCTD19 isoform X6 — protein MALDNLREGKHHLRARPAAEIPVTERASINYWKTRKCNSRLSEFTMKSPVFTGLQDKTPLGLIDTPLLDSEEEVHYCFLPVDFLEKYPTLVTEDNLLWISENVALLECRSSDFRFIANFLHSGKMLLPDSFSDFEVLEAEVELLGIPELSDAVRTRQRNLESHSKDNTETLTLPCSMDTLTDNNLVSPKGLKPFYTMSLGLLVKYPDSALGQLHLESSVDGNKLYITGNGTLFHHVKNWLGSYRLPLTDNLFEIYGLCTYLDKGDIIYQPMKDALRTYLKTRTCTRIEKISERWKADVRVYAMHHIVKVYVGNHWYATYLKTLLKYPELLLNRRKVNWITCGFSLLVRGDGQMFRHILNFLRLGNLFLPSEFKEWSLFCQEVKEFKIPSIVEALYQCDAYRSWINENETVFKMPSPSDDSDATKQYSEQETHLSLQKVNGSPWDDSCKGKEAQEIQDSDRETEKYSPFMLTTGSKRVSYMKSEGQSPTQDFALDSSYLDDLVGPPSKKVIKKNQARKDEDRETVDTPMLKLISLVKQFNEINGKKTACDKHDKIHVSKMQKIFPAIGEKTLEYGSKWQPSGSEDREISSGYNKKADNLKKCWKPEMEEKDRTFFTETIRIDLSDLVANEVGNLGAILWIEHNSLVANDGSAASFEDSIVYTTELDSLRSANSGADEVSKVPDVAFLSFNMSYDEIFYARKCHYFLTGIILDSIRHQDPKSSTSSIIHLVNRLWAFQIPLKQFVYDLLSMEFYKDDKCINDTLLPWVELTLPYARRYSQCINIVLQRGLHKSASCCIPRKVLW, from the exons ATG GCTCTGGATAATTTAAGGGAAGGAAAACACCATCTACGTGCAAGACCAGCAGCAGAAATCCCAGTCACTGAGAGAGCATCAATAAACTACTGGAAAACTCGAAAATGTAACAGCCGGCTGTCAGAGTTTACAATGAAAAGCCCAGTATTTACAG GCCTCCAAGACAAAACTCCTCTTGGACTAATAGACACACCACTTTTAGATTCAGAGGAGGAAGTTCATTATTGCTTCCTGCCAGTGGATTTTCTGGAGAAATATCCAACATTAGTAACCGAGGATAATTTGCTGTGGATCTCTGAGAATGTCGCCTTATTAGAATGCAGATCCAGTGATTTCCGCTTCATAG CAAACTTCCTTCATTCTGGTAAGATGTTGTTGCCTGACAGTTTTTCTGACTTTGAGGTTCTGGAAGCAGAAGTTGAACTGTTGGGAATTCCCGAACTCAGCGACGCCGTGAGAACTCGGCAGAGAAATCTAG AAAGCCACAGCAAAGATAACACAGAAACATTGACACTCCCGTGCTCCATGGACACCTTGACAGACAATAATTTAGTGTCTCCCAAAGGATTAAAACCTTTCTACACCATGTCTCTGGGATTGTTAGTAAAGTACCCTGATTCAGCGTTAGGACAACTCCATCTGGAGAGCAGTGTAGATGGAAATAAACTTTACATCACTGGCAATGGAACTCTTTTTCATCATGTCAA GAATTGGTTGGGAAGCTACAGACTGCCACTGACGGATAACCTCTTTGAGATTTATGGTCTTTGTACATACTTGGACAAAGGAGACATAATATATCAACCAATGAAAGATGCTTTGAGAACATACCTGAAAACCAGAACTTGCACTCGCATTGAAAAGATTA GTGAACGTTGGAAAGCTGATGTCCGAGTGTATGCAATGCATCACATTGTTAAAGTCtatgttggaaaccactggtatGCAACATATCTAAAAACTCTGCTAAAG TATCCCGAGCTACTTCTGAACCGCAGGAAGGTTAACTGGATTACCTGTGGGTTTTCATTGTTAGTGCGAGGAGATGGGCAGATGTTCCGACACATACTTAATTTTCTGAGACTCGGCAACCTATTTCTACCATCTGAATTTAA AGAGTGGAGCCTTTTTTGCCAGGAGGTGAAGGAGTTTAAAATTCCCTCtatagtggaagcactgtatcaGTGCGATGCTTACAG ATCATGGATTAATGAGAATGAAACGGTATTTAAGATGCCATCACCCTCTGATGATTCAGATGCTACAAAACAATACAGTGAACAAGAAACACACTTAAGCTTACAA AAAGTGAACGGTAGCCCATGGGATGACAGCTGTAAGGGTAAAGAAGCTCAGGAAATCCAAGACTCCGACAGAGAGACTGAAAAATACAGTCCATTCATGCTGACCACAGGCTCCAAAAGGGTTAGCTATATGAAATCAGAAGGACAATCTCCCACTCAAGATTTTGCCTTGGATTCCAGTTATTTAGATGACTTGGTTGGCCCCCCTTCTAAGAAAGTCATCAAAAAGAATCAAGCAAGAAAAGACGAGGATAGAGAAACAGTAGATACACCAATGCTAAAATTAATATCACTTGTAAAGCAATTTAATGAAATCAATGGCAAGAAAACTGCTTGTGATAAGCATGATAAAATACATGTTTCAAAAATGCAGAAGATATTTCCAGCGATAGGGGAAAAGACACTGGAATATGGATCTAAGTGGCAACCTTCAGGTTCTGAGGACAGAGAAATATCTTCAGGCTACAATAAAAAGGCAGATAACCTGAAAAAGTGTTGGAAACCAGAGATGGAAGAGAAGGACAGAACTTTCTTTACAG AAACAATCCGCATTGATCTGAGTGACCTGGTTGCTAATGAAGTTGGTAATCTTGGTGCAATTCTCTGGATAGAACATAACTCGCTTGTGGCTAATGACGGGTCTGCAGCTTCATTTGAAGACAGCATTGTTTACACCACAGAACTTGATAGCCTTAGGTCCGCCAACAGTGGAGCTGATGAAGTGTCAAAAG TTCCAGACGTTGCCTTCCTCAGTTTTAATATGTCGTATGATGAGATATTTTACGCCAGGAAGTGCCATTACTTTCTGACAGGCATCATTTTGGATTCCATAAGGCACCAAGATCCCAAATCCAGCACATCAAGTATAATACATCTTGTGAACAGGCTCTGG GCTTTTCAGATTCCATTAAAACAATTTGTGTATGATTTATTGAGCATGGAGTTTTACAAGGATGACAAGTGCATCAATGACACCCTACTGCCTTGGGTGGAA CTTACCCTGCCATATGCAAGAAGATACAGCCAGTGTATTAATATTGTACTACAGAGAGGACTCCACAAATCGGCATCATGCTGTATACCCAGGAAAGTTTTGTGGTGA